One window from the genome of Anomalospiza imberbis isolate Cuckoo-Finch-1a 21T00152 chromosome 13, ASM3175350v1, whole genome shotgun sequence encodes:
- the TJP1 gene encoding tight junction protein ZO-1 isoform X12 yields MSARAAAASTKSTTMEETAIWEQHTVTLHRAPGFGFGIAISGGRDNPHFQSGETSIVISDVLKGGPAEGLLQENDRVAMVNGVSMDNVEHAFAVQQLRKSGKNAKITIRRMKKIQIPVTRPDPEPVSENEDDSYDEEIRDPRSSRGGPSASRRHEKSWVRDRSASRERSLSPRSDRRSVTSSQPAKPTKVTLVKSRKNEEYGLRLASHIFVKEISQDSLAARDGNIQEGDVVLKINGTVTENMSLADAKTLIERSKGKLKMVVQRDERATLLNVPDLSDSIHSANASERDDISEIQSLASDHSNRSHDRPRRSRSRSPDQRSEPSDHSRHSPQQPSNGSHRSREDERITKPGAVSTPVKNADDISKAVEEVTVERTEKQTPPLPEPKPVYAQGGQPDVDLPVSPSDGPLPNSTHEDGMLRPSMKLVKFRKGDSVGLRLAGGNDVGIFVAGVLEDSPAAKEGLEEGDQILRVNNVDFTNIIREEAVLFLLDLPKGEEVTILAQKKKDVYRRIVESDVGDSFYIRTHFEYEKESPYGLSFNKGEVFRVVDTLYNGKLGSWLAIRIGKNHKEVERGIIPNKNRAEQLASVQYTLPKTAGGDRADFWRFRGLRSSKRNLRKSREDLSAQPVQTKFPAYERVVLREAGFLRPVTIFGPIADVAREKLAREEPDIFQIAKSEPRDAGTDQRSSGIIRLHTIKQIIDRDKHALLDVTPNAVDRLNYAQWYPIVVFLNPDSKQGVKTMRMRLCPESRKSARKLYERAHKLRKNNHHLFTTTINLNSMNEGWYGALKEAIQQQQNQLVWVSEGKADGATSDDLDLHDDRLSYLSAPGSEYSMYSTDSRHTSDYEDTDTEGGAYTDQELDETLNDEVGTPPESAITRSSEPVREDSSGMHHETQTYPAYASQAQPQPNPRIDSSGFKTTTTQPKAEASPAVPYLSPSPESNPATSSASAVNANVNLTNVRLEEPTAAPYNSYQPQAGPLRAPSTEGAHVVLRDQEPSSLSPHIDPAKVYRKDPYINEEASRQSYVLKQPAINHPVQRQERDPNLIYESQAQYAEKQPSRDYEQSTYRYDSTNYVDQFSRGYDPRLHYDDRVPPYEEHWTYYEEKQPYNQTRTAYENQPPRDLDSRQNLEESTERSYYPAQPRFEEPPAMSYDSRPRYEHAPKNFSLPQVRYEDQHAVGYDTHGRYKPEAQPYQSAIARSPEPKQYFDPHVRGYEQGPPQAYNAKAGQYEPSHSTSGVSLPPPPSSQTKPEVLPSNSKPLPTPPSLAEEEEDPAMKPQSVRSRVKIFERRRSPSLEKMKDTSDASTVKPPELAPKPALTSVSGPKPTSQSQYEHEKTTYRAPEPQRPQVKPPEDIVRSNHYDPEEDEEYYRKQLSYFDRRSFENKPSAQVPASHHSEPTKPIHSQNQLNFSNYSKFLGSYTSYDYLKRNIKWGKPTDTESMDRPVGEKRYEPIPQVTTPPPAPSVQYTQPQSINSPVLSLPAHHKPALSEVNSVSDPPPPQNKSAIFRSSREDTVQSTFYPQKSFPDKGPVNGTEQVQKTVTPSYNRFSTKPYTSAARPFERKFESPKFNHNLLPNEAQHKPELPSKSSNSPQPILKAHSSSQPPDFESGMDTYAVQVDKPKYQPNNVNAVPKAIPVSPTALEDEEEEDGHTVVATARGVFNSNGGVLSSIETGVSIIIPQGAIPEGIEQEIYFKVCRDNSILPPLDKEKGETLLSPLVMCGPHGLKFLKPVELRLPHCASMTPDGWSFALKSSDSSSGDPKTWQNKSLPGDPNYLVGANCVSVLIDHF; encoded by the exons aGCACAACAATGGAAGAAACAGCTATATGGGAACAACACACGGTGACTCTTCACAGG GCCCCTGGATTTGGATTTGGTATTGCAATATCTGGAGGAAGAGATAATCCTCACTTTCAGAGTGGTGAGACATCAATAGTTATTTCTGATGTGCTGAAAGGAGGCCCAGCAGAAGGACTGCTACA AGAAAATGACCGTGTTGCAATGGTTAATGGAGTTTCAATGGATAATGTCGAGCATGCGTTTGCTGTTCAGCAGCTGAGGAAAAGTGGGAAGAATGCCAAAATC ACTATCCGAAGGATGAAGAAAATTCAGATTCCAGTGACTCGACCAGACCCTGAACCAGTGTCTGAAAATGAGGATGACAGCTACGATGAAGAAATCCGGGATCCAAGGAGCAGCCGTGGtggtcccagtgccagcaggaggcaCGAGAAGAGCTGGGTCAGAGATCGCAGcgccagcagggagaggagcttGTCTCCCAGGTCAGACAGGAGGTCTGTCACCTCCAGCCAGCCTGCAAAGCCCACCAAAGTCACACTGGTGAAATCCAGGAAAAATGAAG AGTATGGTCTGCGGTTGGCAAGTCACATATTTGTGAAAGAAATATCACAGGATAGCCTGGCAGCAAGAGATGGCAATATCCAGGAAGGAGATGTTGTACTGAAG ATAAATGGCACAGTGACGGAAAATATGTCCTTAGCAGATGCCAAAACATTAATAGAAAGGTCAAAAGGCAAATTGAAGATGGTTGTTCAGCGAGATGAACGAGCCACACTGTTGAATGTCCCTGATCTTTCTGACAGTATTCATTCTGCTAATGCTTCAGAAAGAGATG ACATTTCAGAAATTCAGTCGCTGGCATCAGATCATTCCAACCGATCACATGACAGGCCCCGCCGCAGTCGTTCACGATCTCCTGACCAGAGGTCAGAGCCTTCAGACCATTCCAGACATTCTCCACAGCAGCCCAGCAACGGCAG TCATCGAAGCAGAGAAGATGAGAGAATAACTAAACCAGGAGCTGTCTCTACACCTGTAAAGAATGCAGATGATATTTCTAAAGCTGTGGAAGAGGTGACAGTTGAAAGAACTGAAAAACAAACTCCGCCACTCCCAg AACCAAAGCCAGTGTATGCACAAGGAGGACAGCCAGATGTGGATTTACCAGTCAGTCCATCTGATGGTCCTTTACCCAATTCAACCCATGAAGATGGAATGCTTCG gCCAAGCATGAAACTTGTAAAATTCAGAAAAGGAGATAGTGTGGGCTTGCGGCTAGCAGGTGGCAATGATGTTGGCATATTTGTAGCTGGTGTTCTGGAAGACAGCCCTGCAGCAAAAGAAGGATTAGAGGAAGGGGACCAGATTCTCAGG GTAAATAATGTAGACTTCACAAATATCATCAGAGAAGAAGCTGTCCTTTTTTTGCTTGATCTTCCTAAAGGGGAAGAAGTCACCATTTtggcacagaagaaaaaagatg tttATCGTCGCATTGTTGAGTCTGATGTAGGGGATTCTTTCTATATCAGAACTCATTTTGAATATGAGAAGGAATCTCCTTATGGACTAAGTTTCAATAAAGGTGAAGTGTTCCGGGTGGTGGACACTCTGTACAATGGCAAACTGGGTTCATGGCTGGCCATTCGAATTGGGAAGAATCATAAGGAAGTGGAAAGAGGTATCATACCTAACAAAAACAG AGCTGAGCAGCTGGCTAGTGTACAGTACACACTTCCAAAGACAGCAGGAGGAGATCGAGCAGACTTTTGGAGATTCCGAGGCTTGCGGAGCTCAAAAAGAAATCTCCGGAAAAGCAGAGAAGATCTTTCTGCCCAACCTGTTCAGACAAAGTTTCCTGCCTATGAAAGAGTTGTTCTTCGGGAAG CTGGGTTTCTCAGACCTGTAACCATTTTTGGTCCAATAGCTGATGTTGCACGGGAGAAACTTGCTAGAGAAGAACCAGATATCTTCCAAATTGCAA AAAGTGAACCAAGAGATGCTGGTACTGACCAACGTAGTTCTGGCATTATTCGTCTCCACACTATAAAGCAGATCATTGATAGA GACAAACATGCTTTATTAGATGTCACTCCCAATGCAGTGGACCGTCTGAATTATGCCCAGTGGTATCCAATTGTAGTGTTCCTAAATCCTGATTCTAAGCAGGGAGTAAAGACCATGAGAATGAGGTTGTGCCCAGAATCACGAAAAAGTGCCAGGAAGCTGTATGAAAGAGCTCACAAGCTCCGCAAAAATAATCACCACCTCTTCACAA CTACCATTAACTTGAATTCAATGAATGAAGGATGGTATGGAGCTCTTAAGGAAGCAATTCAGCAACAACAGAACCAACTTGTGTGGGTTTCAGAAGGAAAG GCAGATGGTGCTACAAGTGATGATCTTGATTTACACGATGACCGCCTTTCTTACCTCTCCGCTCCCGGCAGTGAGTATTCCATGTACAGCACAGACAGCAGACACACGTCTGACTATgaagacacagacacagaagggGGTGCTTATACTGATCAAGAACTGGATGAAACTCTGAATGATGAGGTTGGGACTCCTCCAGAATCTGCTATTACACGCTCCTCTGAACCTGTTCGAGAGGATTCTTCTGGAATGCATCATGAGACTCAGACTTACCCTGCTTATGCATCTCAAGCTCAGCCACAGCCAAATCCAAGAATAGACTCTTCAGGATTTAAAACAACTACTACTCAGCCG AAAGCAGAAGCCTCACCTGCAGTCCCTTACCTTTCCCCGTCGCCTGAATCAAACCCTGCAACCTCATCAGCCTCTGCAGTAAATGCTAATGTAAACCTAACTAATGTCAGACTGGAGGAGCCTACTGCAGCTCCTTACAACTCTTACCAACCACAAGCGGGCCCCTTAAGAGCACCGAGTACTGAGGGAGCTCATGTAGTACTAAGAGACCAAGAGCCATCATCCTTATCGCCGCATATAGATCCAGCAAAG GTGTATCGAAAGGATCCATACATTAATGAAGAAGCATCCAGACAAAGCTATGTCTTAAAGCAGCCAGCAATTAATCACCCAGTACAGAGACAGGAAAGAGACCCAAATCTCATCTATGAATCCCAGGCTCAGTATGCAGAAAAACAGCCGAGTAGGGATTATGAACAGTCAACATATAGGTATGACTCTACAAACTATGTAGATCAGTTTTCTCGTGGTTATGACCCTCGCCTACATTATGATGACCGTGTGCCTCCCTATGAGGAGCACTGGACATATTATGAGGAGAAACAGCCCTATAACCAAACAAGAACAGCTTATGAAAACCAGCCTCCTAGGGATCTTGATTCCAGACAAAATCTAGAAGAGAGCACAGAACGCAGCTATTACCCAGCACAACCTCGTTTTGAGGAACCCCCTGCAATGAGCTATGACAGCAGACCTCGCTATGAGCATGCACCCAAAAACTTCAGCTTACCGCAAGTGCGATACGAAGATCAACACGCGGTTGGATACGACACCCACGGTCGATACAAGCCAGAGGCTCAGCCATACCAGTCAGCCATAGCTCGCTCTCCTGAACCCAAGCAGTACTTCGATCCACACGTAAGGGGCTATGAACAAGGTCCTCCTCAAGCTTACAATGCTAAAGCTGGACAATATGAGCCTTCTCATAGCACTTCAGGtgtttctcttcctcctcccccttcaTCACAAACCAAACCAGAAGTTTTGCCTTCCAACAGTAAACCACTGCCTACACCACCATCTCTAGctgaggaagaagaagatcCGGCCATGAAGCCACAGTCTGTGCGGAGTAGGGTTAAGATATTTGAAAGGAGAAGATCCCCATCTTTGGAAAAAATGAAGGATACGAGTGATGCATCGACTGTCAAG CCTCCAGAACTAGCACCTAAGCCTGCACTCACAAGCGTGAGTGGTCCAAAACCAACTTCTCAAAGCCAATATGAGCACGAGAAAACAACCTACAG GGCCCCAGAACCACAGAGACCTCAAGTGAAGCCACCTGAAGATATTGTGCGTTCCAACCATTATGATcctgaggaggatgaggagtaCTACCGGAAGCAGCTCTCCTACTTCGATCGCAGGAGTTTTGAAAATAAGCCATCGGCGCAGGTTCCTGCCAGCCATCACTCTGAGCCCACCAAACCAATACATTCACAGAATCAGCTGAATTTCAGCAATTATTCTAA ATTTCTTGGCTCTTACACTAGCTATGACTACTTGAAAAGGAACATCAAGTG GGGGAAACCAACTGATACTGAATCAATGGATAGACCTGTTGGTGAAAAACGCTATGAGCCAATCCCTCAAGTTACaactcctcctcctgctccttcagTCCAGTACACACAGCCACAGTCAATTAATAGTCCTGTCCTGTCTCTCCCAGCACACCACAAGCCTGCACTTTCTGAAG TTAACTCTGTGTCTGACCCTCCTCCACCTCAGAATAAGTCAGCAATTTTCAGATCCTCTAGAGAGGACACTGTGCAGTCCACTTTTTACCCTCAGAAGAGCTTCCCTGACAAAGGCCCTGTGAATGGAACTGAGCAGGTTCAGAAAACAGTCACTCCTTCCTACAACCGCTTCTCAACCAAACCTTACACGAGCGCTGCACGGCCCTTTGAGCGCAAGTTTGAAAGTCCAAAATTCAACCACAATCTCTTGCCAAATGAAGCTCAGCATAAACCAGAGTTGCCATCAAAATCTTCAAATTCTCCTCAACCAATTTTGAAAGCACACAGCTCATCGCAGCCTCCCGACTTTGAGAGTGGAATGGACACCTATGCTGTACAGGTCGACAAGCCCAAATATCAACCAAATAATGTTAATGCTGTGCCTAAAGCCATTCCTGTAAG CCCTACAGCActtgaggatgaggaggaggaagatggacACACTGTTGTAGCCACAGCAAGAGGTGTATTTAACAGCAATGGTGGTGTATTGAGCTCCATAGAGACTGGAGTTAGTATTATTATACCACAAGGAGCCATTCCAGAGGGAATAGAGcaagaaatatatttcaaagtCTGCAGAGACAACAGTATACTTCCACCTTTGGATAAAGAGAAAG GTGAAACACTTCTTAGCCCCTTGGTAATGTGTGGGCCTCATGGACTAAAATTCCTGAAGCCAGTGGAGCTGCGCCTGCCACACTGTGCGTCTATGACCCCTGATGGTTGGTCTTTTGCTCTAAAATCCTCTGACTCCTCGTCGG